Part of the Pseudomonas baltica genome is shown below.
GGTCGGCCAGTCGATTCTGCAACTCGGCGAGCGGGCGGCGCAGGTGCTGCTGCGGCGTATCGCTGCACCGGGCACGCCGGTCGAGCAATGGGTGGTGGCTCCGAGTATGGTGCTACGCGAATCCACGGCGGCGCCGAGCCGCGCTTTTGATCAATTTCGCTGATCCTTTTTTGAAGTGCACGGCGGCTAGAAGAGTAAACCTCATGCAAGCAAAGGTAGTGATAGTAGGCAGCCTCAATATGGACCTGGTCACCCGTCTGCCGCGTCTGCCGCGCCCGGGCGAGACGCTGGCCGGGCAGTCGTTCGTGACCGTGCCGGGCGGCAAGGGCGCCAACCAGGCGGTGGCGGCTGCGCGCCTGGGGGCCCGCGTGGCGATGATCGGTTGCGTCGGCGCCGATGCCTACGGCCAGCAGTTGCGCGACGGCTTGCTGGCCGAAGGCATCGACTGCTCAGGGGTGACGGTGATCGACGACCAGCCCAGCGGCGTGGCGACCATCCTGGTGGATGACCACAGCCAGAACGCGATCGTGATCGTGGCGGGTGCCAACGGCCAGTTGACGACCACGCTGATCGACAGTTTCGAGGCGCTGCTCAACCACGCCGAAGTGATCATCTGCCAGCTGGAAGTACCCTTGGCCAGCGTCGGCCACGTGCTCAAGCGCGCACGCGCGTTGGGCAAGATCGTCATCCTCAATCCGGCGCCGGCCACTGCGCCGCTGTCGGCTGACTGGTACCCGTTGATCGACTATCTGATCCCCAACGAGAGTGAAGCCAGCGTGCTCAGCGGGCTGGCGGTGGATTCGGTGACCAGCGCCGATATCGCCGCCAGTGCATTGATCAAGGCCGGCGCCGGCAAGGTGATCGTCACCCTGGGTTCGCAAGGCTCGCTGTTCGCCACCCACGCGCAGTCCCAGCATTTCCCGGCGCCAGCGGTGCAGGCGGTCGATACCACGGCGGCGGGGGATACCTTCGTCGGTGGCTT
Proteins encoded:
- the rbsK gene encoding ribokinase, translating into MQAKVVIVGSLNMDLVTRLPRLPRPGETLAGQSFVTVPGGKGANQAVAAARLGARVAMIGCVGADAYGQQLRDGLLAEGIDCSGVTVIDDQPSGVATILVDDHSQNAIVIVAGANGQLTTTLIDSFEALLNHAEVIICQLEVPLASVGHVLKRARALGKIVILNPAPATAPLSADWYPLIDYLIPNESEASVLSGLAVDSVTSADIAASALIKAGAGKVIVTLGSQGSLFATHAQSQHFPAPAVQAVDTTAAGDTFVGGFAAALAEGKTEGQAIVFGQIAAALSVTRAGAQPSIPTLVDVQGFAP